A single region of the Brachypodium distachyon strain Bd21 chromosome 3, Brachypodium_distachyon_v3.0, whole genome shotgun sequence genome encodes:
- the LOC100845193 gene encoding uncharacterized protein LOC100845193 isoform X2 codes for MVDMEEEKKKNRKLVVVGLTTRHSMMITTGSASSPPNPPHAATGGNCGFKHPEQSILNNNRNESEGGAHIAEFRRKKGKKANKPLKWRSTNSDMNNGNGEAEGSDGDRRGDDTVLSSLTTAGSFSSVISRKRVMKTLGKVAEDSVDPPVPRKLRSAINKHAGRTVSSSPRIVKKRRHISAISAQIFFMDRETRFDATTSSNPFTKEEEVLASTLLSLCQTPPPCEPTTDMAMGEDISNTNVASTSCSEEAIKEDAKITVLPLDADKVATKPAHTDQQVERTGSLSQVNPPLGAPQDSINPHLPKGGQTKDLSLGLVANSPNPSKDLSNNSMWKHPKVQFDGSLSLTNPTGTEAPHWLVNCKKSDFAVHDGTKAEKNSAQEVTPTPPVRTPLPCTSKGYSTKPSSSTSATWTNPATGTAKASATANSDRLSLSKKGEPTKTWKKSITHVYVSHLIQNHLNKDKASESQVKPDEQSHVHTSKSPTGAPLNKNAAHLDARHLIQPPIGVRDTAAGQRRTAASSGILNTPTSAAFSGPQHVQYLHPQMIAHRGAAPYPYPQLHCSRGDLAPAMTIQQMQQYMCSPGFAPHPGAPASSSAAMKLQRFVPTPQQQQQMWQFHFAQYQPGPGDGVAPLSWQNSRLQDMSSSLRPMPVIRPPPAMMQQQQQMELLCAPYQGGSGGGGRQPSQLRLI; via the exons ATGGTGGatatggaggaggagaagaagaagaacaggaaGCTGGTGGTGGTTGGGCTCACAACAAGACACTCCATGATGATAACCACTGGCTCAGCTTCATCTCCTCCTAACCCTCCTCATGCTGCAACTG GGGGAAATTGTGGATTCAAACACCCGGAGCAAAGCATTCTAA ATAACAACAGAAATGAGAGTGAAGGTGGAGCTCACATCGCCGAATTCAGGCGtaagaaagggaaaaaggcTAATAAGCCTCTGAAGTGGAGATCAACCAACAGCGACATGAATAACGGCAATGGCGAGGCAGAAGGTTCCGATGGAGACCGCAGAGGAGATGATACAGTCCTCTCCTCACTGACTACAGCTGGTAGCTTCAGCAGTGTGATAAGCAGGAAGAGAGTGATGAAGACCCTTGGAAAG GTAGCTGAGGATTCTGTGGACCCACCAGTTCCTAGAAAATTGAGATCAG CTATAAATAAGCACGCGGGTCGAACTGTCTCTTCATCACCGCGGATTGTCAAGAAGAGGCGTCATATTTCAGCTATCAGCGCTCAGATTTTTTTCATGGATCGTGAAACAAGATTCGATGCAACCACG TCATCGAATCCTTTCAcaaaggaggaggaagtgcTTGCTAGTACTTTGCTATCGCTATGCCAAACACCCCCTCCTTGTGAGCCGACAACCGACATGGCGATGGGAGAAGATATCTCAAACACAAATGTTGCCTCAACCTCTTGTTCAGAAG AAGCTATTAAGGAGGATGCCAAGATAACTGTGTTGCCACTTGATGCTGACAAAGTAGCTACCAAGCCTGCCCACACAGATCAACAAGTGGAACGAACTGGCAGTCTTTCACAAGTAAATCCTCCCTTAGGTGCTCCCCAAGACAGCATAAATCCACATTTGCCAAAAGGTGGACAGACAAAGGACCTTTCTTTGGGACTTGTCGCGAATTCGCCAAATCCATCTAAAGACTTGTCAAACAACAG CATGTGGAAGCATCCGAAAGTGCAATTTGATGGCAGTCTAAGTCTAACTAATCCGACAGGAACGGAGGCTCCTCACTGGCTG GTGAACTGCAAAAAATCTGATTTTGCTGTACATGATGGGACAAAAGCTGAGAAGAATAGTGCCCAAG AAGTAACACCTACACCTCCAGTCCGGACTCCACTGCCTTGTACCTCAAAGGGGTATTCAACAAA GCCCTCTTCAAGCACATCGGCCACATGGACAAATCCTGCTACGGGAACTGCTAAGGCTAGTGCGACTGCAAATAGTGACAGG CTTTCCCTTTCTAAAAAAGGTGAACCTACAAAGACATGGAAGAAAAGTATCACCCATGTCTATGTGAGTCATCTCATCCAAAACCATTTGAACAAAGACAAGGCATCAGAAAGCCAAGTAAAACCCGATGAACAATCTCACGTCCACACATCAAAATCCCCAACCGGCGCCCCCTTGAACAAGAACGCAGCACATCTCGACGCAAGGCACCTGATTCAGCCGCCCATTGGAGTTAGAGACACAGCTGCTGGTCAGCGACGAACTGCG GCCAGCAGTGGTATTCTGAACACGCCGACTTCGGCGGCGTTCTCGGGGCCACAGCACGTTCAGTATCTGCATCCCCAGATGATCGCCCACCGCGGCGCGGCACCGTATCCGTATCCCCAACTCCATTGCAGCAGAGGGGATTTGGCACCAGCAATGACGATCCAGCag ATGCAGCAGTACATGTGCAGCCCTGGCTTCGCACCGCATCCCGGCGCACCGGCAAGTAGCTCGGCCGCCATGAAGCTCCAGCGGTTCGTGCCAActccacagcagcagcagcagatgtgGCAGTTCCATTTCGCCCAGTATCAGCCAGGCCCAGGTGATGGTGTTGCACCCCTGTCATGGCAGAACAGCCGTCTCCAGGACATGTCATCCTCGCTGCGGCCAATGCCGGTGATCCGTCCTCCCCCGGCAatgatgcagcagcagcaacagatgGAGCTCCTCTGCGCGCCATATCagggcggcagcggtggcggtggaAGACAGCCGTCGCAGCTCAGGCTGATCTAG
- the LOC100845193 gene encoding uncharacterized protein LOC100845193 isoform X1, which translates to MVDMEEEKKKNRKLVVVGLTTRHSMMITTGSASSPPNPPHAATGGNCGFKHPEQSILNNNRNESEGGAHIAEFRRKKGKKANKPLKWRSTNSDMNNGNGEAEGSDGDRRGDDTVLSSLTTAGSFSSVISRKRVMKTLGKVAEDSVDPPVPRKLRSAINKHAGRTVSSSPRIVKKRRHISAISAQIFFMDRETRFDATTSSNPFTKEEEVLASTLLSLCQTPPPCEPTTDMAMGEDISNTNVASTSCSEEAIKEDAKITVLPLDADKVATKPAHTDQQVERTGSLSQVNPPLGAPQDSINPHLPKGGQTKDLSLGLVANSPNPSKDLSNNSMWKHPKVQFDGSLSLTNPTGTEAPHWLVNCKKSDFAVHDGTKAEKNSAQEVTPTPPVRTPLPCTSKGYSTKPSSSTSATWTNPATGTAKASATANSDRLSLSKKGEPTKTWKKSITHVYVSHLIQNHLNKDKASESQVKPDEQSHVHTSKSPTGAPLNKNAAHLDARHLIQPPIGVRDTAAGQRRTAASSGILNTPTSAAFSGPQHVQYLHPQMIAHRGAAPYPYPQLHCSRGDLAPAMTIQQQMQQYMCSPGFAPHPGAPASSSAAMKLQRFVPTPQQQQQMWQFHFAQYQPGPGDGVAPLSWQNSRLQDMSSSLRPMPVIRPPPAMMQQQQQMELLCAPYQGGSGGGGRQPSQLRLI; encoded by the exons ATGGTGGatatggaggaggagaagaagaagaacaggaaGCTGGTGGTGGTTGGGCTCACAACAAGACACTCCATGATGATAACCACTGGCTCAGCTTCATCTCCTCCTAACCCTCCTCATGCTGCAACTG GGGGAAATTGTGGATTCAAACACCCGGAGCAAAGCATTCTAA ATAACAACAGAAATGAGAGTGAAGGTGGAGCTCACATCGCCGAATTCAGGCGtaagaaagggaaaaaggcTAATAAGCCTCTGAAGTGGAGATCAACCAACAGCGACATGAATAACGGCAATGGCGAGGCAGAAGGTTCCGATGGAGACCGCAGAGGAGATGATACAGTCCTCTCCTCACTGACTACAGCTGGTAGCTTCAGCAGTGTGATAAGCAGGAAGAGAGTGATGAAGACCCTTGGAAAG GTAGCTGAGGATTCTGTGGACCCACCAGTTCCTAGAAAATTGAGATCAG CTATAAATAAGCACGCGGGTCGAACTGTCTCTTCATCACCGCGGATTGTCAAGAAGAGGCGTCATATTTCAGCTATCAGCGCTCAGATTTTTTTCATGGATCGTGAAACAAGATTCGATGCAACCACG TCATCGAATCCTTTCAcaaaggaggaggaagtgcTTGCTAGTACTTTGCTATCGCTATGCCAAACACCCCCTCCTTGTGAGCCGACAACCGACATGGCGATGGGAGAAGATATCTCAAACACAAATGTTGCCTCAACCTCTTGTTCAGAAG AAGCTATTAAGGAGGATGCCAAGATAACTGTGTTGCCACTTGATGCTGACAAAGTAGCTACCAAGCCTGCCCACACAGATCAACAAGTGGAACGAACTGGCAGTCTTTCACAAGTAAATCCTCCCTTAGGTGCTCCCCAAGACAGCATAAATCCACATTTGCCAAAAGGTGGACAGACAAAGGACCTTTCTTTGGGACTTGTCGCGAATTCGCCAAATCCATCTAAAGACTTGTCAAACAACAG CATGTGGAAGCATCCGAAAGTGCAATTTGATGGCAGTCTAAGTCTAACTAATCCGACAGGAACGGAGGCTCCTCACTGGCTG GTGAACTGCAAAAAATCTGATTTTGCTGTACATGATGGGACAAAAGCTGAGAAGAATAGTGCCCAAG AAGTAACACCTACACCTCCAGTCCGGACTCCACTGCCTTGTACCTCAAAGGGGTATTCAACAAA GCCCTCTTCAAGCACATCGGCCACATGGACAAATCCTGCTACGGGAACTGCTAAGGCTAGTGCGACTGCAAATAGTGACAGG CTTTCCCTTTCTAAAAAAGGTGAACCTACAAAGACATGGAAGAAAAGTATCACCCATGTCTATGTGAGTCATCTCATCCAAAACCATTTGAACAAAGACAAGGCATCAGAAAGCCAAGTAAAACCCGATGAACAATCTCACGTCCACACATCAAAATCCCCAACCGGCGCCCCCTTGAACAAGAACGCAGCACATCTCGACGCAAGGCACCTGATTCAGCCGCCCATTGGAGTTAGAGACACAGCTGCTGGTCAGCGACGAACTGCG GCCAGCAGTGGTATTCTGAACACGCCGACTTCGGCGGCGTTCTCGGGGCCACAGCACGTTCAGTATCTGCATCCCCAGATGATCGCCCACCGCGGCGCGGCACCGTATCCGTATCCCCAACTCCATTGCAGCAGAGGGGATTTGGCACCAGCAATGACGATCCAGCag CAGATGCAGCAGTACATGTGCAGCCCTGGCTTCGCACCGCATCCCGGCGCACCGGCAAGTAGCTCGGCCGCCATGAAGCTCCAGCGGTTCGTGCCAActccacagcagcagcagcagatgtgGCAGTTCCATTTCGCCCAGTATCAGCCAGGCCCAGGTGATGGTGTTGCACCCCTGTCATGGCAGAACAGCCGTCTCCAGGACATGTCATCCTCGCTGCGGCCAATGCCGGTGATCCGTCCTCCCCCGGCAatgatgcagcagcagcaacagatgGAGCTCCTCTGCGCGCCATATCagggcggcagcggtggcggtggaAGACAGCCGTCGCAGCTCAGGCTGATCTAG
- the LOC100845193 gene encoding uncharacterized protein LOC100845193 isoform X4, which yields MAGGNCGFKHPEQSILNNNRNESEGGAHIAEFRRKKGKKANKPLKWRSTNSDMNNGNGEAEGSDGDRRGDDTVLSSLTTAGSFSSVISRKRVMKTLGKVAEDSVDPPVPRKLRSAINKHAGRTVSSSPRIVKKRRHISAISAQIFFMDRETRFDATTSSNPFTKEEEVLASTLLSLCQTPPPCEPTTDMAMGEDISNTNVASTSCSEEAIKEDAKITVLPLDADKVATKPAHTDQQVERTGSLSQVNPPLGAPQDSINPHLPKGGQTKDLSLGLVANSPNPSKDLSNNSMWKHPKVQFDGSLSLTNPTGTEAPHWLVNCKKSDFAVHDGTKAEKNSAQEVTPTPPVRTPLPCTSKGYSTKPSSSTSATWTNPATGTAKASATANSDRLSLSKKGEPTKTWKKSITHVYVSHLIQNHLNKDKASESQVKPDEQSHVHTSKSPTGAPLNKNAAHLDARHLIQPPIGVRDTAAGQRRTAASSGILNTPTSAAFSGPQHVQYLHPQMIAHRGAAPYPYPQLHCSRGDLAPAMTIQQQMQQYMCSPGFAPHPGAPASSSAAMKLQRFVPTPQQQQQMWQFHFAQYQPGPGDGVAPLSWQNSRLQDMSSSLRPMPVIRPPPAMMQQQQQMELLCAPYQGGSGGGGRQPSQLRLI from the exons ATGGCAG GGGGAAATTGTGGATTCAAACACCCGGAGCAAAGCATTCTAA ATAACAACAGAAATGAGAGTGAAGGTGGAGCTCACATCGCCGAATTCAGGCGtaagaaagggaaaaaggcTAATAAGCCTCTGAAGTGGAGATCAACCAACAGCGACATGAATAACGGCAATGGCGAGGCAGAAGGTTCCGATGGAGACCGCAGAGGAGATGATACAGTCCTCTCCTCACTGACTACAGCTGGTAGCTTCAGCAGTGTGATAAGCAGGAAGAGAGTGATGAAGACCCTTGGAAAG GTAGCTGAGGATTCTGTGGACCCACCAGTTCCTAGAAAATTGAGATCAG CTATAAATAAGCACGCGGGTCGAACTGTCTCTTCATCACCGCGGATTGTCAAGAAGAGGCGTCATATTTCAGCTATCAGCGCTCAGATTTTTTTCATGGATCGTGAAACAAGATTCGATGCAACCACG TCATCGAATCCTTTCAcaaaggaggaggaagtgcTTGCTAGTACTTTGCTATCGCTATGCCAAACACCCCCTCCTTGTGAGCCGACAACCGACATGGCGATGGGAGAAGATATCTCAAACACAAATGTTGCCTCAACCTCTTGTTCAGAAG AAGCTATTAAGGAGGATGCCAAGATAACTGTGTTGCCACTTGATGCTGACAAAGTAGCTACCAAGCCTGCCCACACAGATCAACAAGTGGAACGAACTGGCAGTCTTTCACAAGTAAATCCTCCCTTAGGTGCTCCCCAAGACAGCATAAATCCACATTTGCCAAAAGGTGGACAGACAAAGGACCTTTCTTTGGGACTTGTCGCGAATTCGCCAAATCCATCTAAAGACTTGTCAAACAACAG CATGTGGAAGCATCCGAAAGTGCAATTTGATGGCAGTCTAAGTCTAACTAATCCGACAGGAACGGAGGCTCCTCACTGGCTG GTGAACTGCAAAAAATCTGATTTTGCTGTACATGATGGGACAAAAGCTGAGAAGAATAGTGCCCAAG AAGTAACACCTACACCTCCAGTCCGGACTCCACTGCCTTGTACCTCAAAGGGGTATTCAACAAA GCCCTCTTCAAGCACATCGGCCACATGGACAAATCCTGCTACGGGAACTGCTAAGGCTAGTGCGACTGCAAATAGTGACAGG CTTTCCCTTTCTAAAAAAGGTGAACCTACAAAGACATGGAAGAAAAGTATCACCCATGTCTATGTGAGTCATCTCATCCAAAACCATTTGAACAAAGACAAGGCATCAGAAAGCCAAGTAAAACCCGATGAACAATCTCACGTCCACACATCAAAATCCCCAACCGGCGCCCCCTTGAACAAGAACGCAGCACATCTCGACGCAAGGCACCTGATTCAGCCGCCCATTGGAGTTAGAGACACAGCTGCTGGTCAGCGACGAACTGCG GCCAGCAGTGGTATTCTGAACACGCCGACTTCGGCGGCGTTCTCGGGGCCACAGCACGTTCAGTATCTGCATCCCCAGATGATCGCCCACCGCGGCGCGGCACCGTATCCGTATCCCCAACTCCATTGCAGCAGAGGGGATTTGGCACCAGCAATGACGATCCAGCag CAGATGCAGCAGTACATGTGCAGCCCTGGCTTCGCACCGCATCCCGGCGCACCGGCAAGTAGCTCGGCCGCCATGAAGCTCCAGCGGTTCGTGCCAActccacagcagcagcagcagatgtgGCAGTTCCATTTCGCCCAGTATCAGCCAGGCCCAGGTGATGGTGTTGCACCCCTGTCATGGCAGAACAGCCGTCTCCAGGACATGTCATCCTCGCTGCGGCCAATGCCGGTGATCCGTCCTCCCCCGGCAatgatgcagcagcagcaacagatgGAGCTCCTCTGCGCGCCATATCagggcggcagcggtggcggtggaAGACAGCCGTCGCAGCTCAGGCTGATCTAG
- the LOC100845193 gene encoding uncharacterized protein LOC100845193 isoform X5: MADNNRNESEGGAHIAEFRRKKGKKANKPLKWRSTNSDMNNGNGEAEGSDGDRRGDDTVLSSLTTAGSFSSVISRKRVMKTLGKVAEDSVDPPVPRKLRSAINKHAGRTVSSSPRIVKKRRHISAISAQIFFMDRETRFDATTSSNPFTKEEEVLASTLLSLCQTPPPCEPTTDMAMGEDISNTNVASTSCSEEAIKEDAKITVLPLDADKVATKPAHTDQQVERTGSLSQVNPPLGAPQDSINPHLPKGGQTKDLSLGLVANSPNPSKDLSNNSMWKHPKVQFDGSLSLTNPTGTEAPHWLVNCKKSDFAVHDGTKAEKNSAQEVTPTPPVRTPLPCTSKGYSTKPSSSTSATWTNPATGTAKASATANSDRLSLSKKGEPTKTWKKSITHVYVSHLIQNHLNKDKASESQVKPDEQSHVHTSKSPTGAPLNKNAAHLDARHLIQPPIGVRDTAAGQRRTAASSGILNTPTSAAFSGPQHVQYLHPQMIAHRGAAPYPYPQLHCSRGDLAPAMTIQQQMQQYMCSPGFAPHPGAPASSSAAMKLQRFVPTPQQQQQMWQFHFAQYQPGPGDGVAPLSWQNSRLQDMSSSLRPMPVIRPPPAMMQQQQQMELLCAPYQGGSGGGGRQPSQLRLI; encoded by the exons ATGGCAG ATAACAACAGAAATGAGAGTGAAGGTGGAGCTCACATCGCCGAATTCAGGCGtaagaaagggaaaaaggcTAATAAGCCTCTGAAGTGGAGATCAACCAACAGCGACATGAATAACGGCAATGGCGAGGCAGAAGGTTCCGATGGAGACCGCAGAGGAGATGATACAGTCCTCTCCTCACTGACTACAGCTGGTAGCTTCAGCAGTGTGATAAGCAGGAAGAGAGTGATGAAGACCCTTGGAAAG GTAGCTGAGGATTCTGTGGACCCACCAGTTCCTAGAAAATTGAGATCAG CTATAAATAAGCACGCGGGTCGAACTGTCTCTTCATCACCGCGGATTGTCAAGAAGAGGCGTCATATTTCAGCTATCAGCGCTCAGATTTTTTTCATGGATCGTGAAACAAGATTCGATGCAACCACG TCATCGAATCCTTTCAcaaaggaggaggaagtgcTTGCTAGTACTTTGCTATCGCTATGCCAAACACCCCCTCCTTGTGAGCCGACAACCGACATGGCGATGGGAGAAGATATCTCAAACACAAATGTTGCCTCAACCTCTTGTTCAGAAG AAGCTATTAAGGAGGATGCCAAGATAACTGTGTTGCCACTTGATGCTGACAAAGTAGCTACCAAGCCTGCCCACACAGATCAACAAGTGGAACGAACTGGCAGTCTTTCACAAGTAAATCCTCCCTTAGGTGCTCCCCAAGACAGCATAAATCCACATTTGCCAAAAGGTGGACAGACAAAGGACCTTTCTTTGGGACTTGTCGCGAATTCGCCAAATCCATCTAAAGACTTGTCAAACAACAG CATGTGGAAGCATCCGAAAGTGCAATTTGATGGCAGTCTAAGTCTAACTAATCCGACAGGAACGGAGGCTCCTCACTGGCTG GTGAACTGCAAAAAATCTGATTTTGCTGTACATGATGGGACAAAAGCTGAGAAGAATAGTGCCCAAG AAGTAACACCTACACCTCCAGTCCGGACTCCACTGCCTTGTACCTCAAAGGGGTATTCAACAAA GCCCTCTTCAAGCACATCGGCCACATGGACAAATCCTGCTACGGGAACTGCTAAGGCTAGTGCGACTGCAAATAGTGACAGG CTTTCCCTTTCTAAAAAAGGTGAACCTACAAAGACATGGAAGAAAAGTATCACCCATGTCTATGTGAGTCATCTCATCCAAAACCATTTGAACAAAGACAAGGCATCAGAAAGCCAAGTAAAACCCGATGAACAATCTCACGTCCACACATCAAAATCCCCAACCGGCGCCCCCTTGAACAAGAACGCAGCACATCTCGACGCAAGGCACCTGATTCAGCCGCCCATTGGAGTTAGAGACACAGCTGCTGGTCAGCGACGAACTGCG GCCAGCAGTGGTATTCTGAACACGCCGACTTCGGCGGCGTTCTCGGGGCCACAGCACGTTCAGTATCTGCATCCCCAGATGATCGCCCACCGCGGCGCGGCACCGTATCCGTATCCCCAACTCCATTGCAGCAGAGGGGATTTGGCACCAGCAATGACGATCCAGCag CAGATGCAGCAGTACATGTGCAGCCCTGGCTTCGCACCGCATCCCGGCGCACCGGCAAGTAGCTCGGCCGCCATGAAGCTCCAGCGGTTCGTGCCAActccacagcagcagcagcagatgtgGCAGTTCCATTTCGCCCAGTATCAGCCAGGCCCAGGTGATGGTGTTGCACCCCTGTCATGGCAGAACAGCCGTCTCCAGGACATGTCATCCTCGCTGCGGCCAATGCCGGTGATCCGTCCTCCCCCGGCAatgatgcagcagcagcaacagatgGAGCTCCTCTGCGCGCCATATCagggcggcagcggtggcggtggaAGACAGCCGTCGCAGCTCAGGCTGATCTAG
- the LOC100845193 gene encoding uncharacterized protein LOC100845193 isoform X3 encodes MVDMEEEKKKNRKLVVVGLTTRHSMMITTGSASSPPNPPHAATDNNRNESEGGAHIAEFRRKKGKKANKPLKWRSTNSDMNNGNGEAEGSDGDRRGDDTVLSSLTTAGSFSSVISRKRVMKTLGKVAEDSVDPPVPRKLRSAINKHAGRTVSSSPRIVKKRRHISAISAQIFFMDRETRFDATTSSNPFTKEEEVLASTLLSLCQTPPPCEPTTDMAMGEDISNTNVASTSCSEEAIKEDAKITVLPLDADKVATKPAHTDQQVERTGSLSQVNPPLGAPQDSINPHLPKGGQTKDLSLGLVANSPNPSKDLSNNSMWKHPKVQFDGSLSLTNPTGTEAPHWLVNCKKSDFAVHDGTKAEKNSAQEVTPTPPVRTPLPCTSKGYSTKPSSSTSATWTNPATGTAKASATANSDRLSLSKKGEPTKTWKKSITHVYVSHLIQNHLNKDKASESQVKPDEQSHVHTSKSPTGAPLNKNAAHLDARHLIQPPIGVRDTAAGQRRTAASSGILNTPTSAAFSGPQHVQYLHPQMIAHRGAAPYPYPQLHCSRGDLAPAMTIQQQMQQYMCSPGFAPHPGAPASSSAAMKLQRFVPTPQQQQQMWQFHFAQYQPGPGDGVAPLSWQNSRLQDMSSSLRPMPVIRPPPAMMQQQQQMELLCAPYQGGSGGGGRQPSQLRLI; translated from the exons ATGGTGGatatggaggaggagaagaagaagaacaggaaGCTGGTGGTGGTTGGGCTCACAACAAGACACTCCATGATGATAACCACTGGCTCAGCTTCATCTCCTCCTAACCCTCCTCATGCTGCAACTG ATAACAACAGAAATGAGAGTGAAGGTGGAGCTCACATCGCCGAATTCAGGCGtaagaaagggaaaaaggcTAATAAGCCTCTGAAGTGGAGATCAACCAACAGCGACATGAATAACGGCAATGGCGAGGCAGAAGGTTCCGATGGAGACCGCAGAGGAGATGATACAGTCCTCTCCTCACTGACTACAGCTGGTAGCTTCAGCAGTGTGATAAGCAGGAAGAGAGTGATGAAGACCCTTGGAAAG GTAGCTGAGGATTCTGTGGACCCACCAGTTCCTAGAAAATTGAGATCAG CTATAAATAAGCACGCGGGTCGAACTGTCTCTTCATCACCGCGGATTGTCAAGAAGAGGCGTCATATTTCAGCTATCAGCGCTCAGATTTTTTTCATGGATCGTGAAACAAGATTCGATGCAACCACG TCATCGAATCCTTTCAcaaaggaggaggaagtgcTTGCTAGTACTTTGCTATCGCTATGCCAAACACCCCCTCCTTGTGAGCCGACAACCGACATGGCGATGGGAGAAGATATCTCAAACACAAATGTTGCCTCAACCTCTTGTTCAGAAG AAGCTATTAAGGAGGATGCCAAGATAACTGTGTTGCCACTTGATGCTGACAAAGTAGCTACCAAGCCTGCCCACACAGATCAACAAGTGGAACGAACTGGCAGTCTTTCACAAGTAAATCCTCCCTTAGGTGCTCCCCAAGACAGCATAAATCCACATTTGCCAAAAGGTGGACAGACAAAGGACCTTTCTTTGGGACTTGTCGCGAATTCGCCAAATCCATCTAAAGACTTGTCAAACAACAG CATGTGGAAGCATCCGAAAGTGCAATTTGATGGCAGTCTAAGTCTAACTAATCCGACAGGAACGGAGGCTCCTCACTGGCTG GTGAACTGCAAAAAATCTGATTTTGCTGTACATGATGGGACAAAAGCTGAGAAGAATAGTGCCCAAG AAGTAACACCTACACCTCCAGTCCGGACTCCACTGCCTTGTACCTCAAAGGGGTATTCAACAAA GCCCTCTTCAAGCACATCGGCCACATGGACAAATCCTGCTACGGGAACTGCTAAGGCTAGTGCGACTGCAAATAGTGACAGG CTTTCCCTTTCTAAAAAAGGTGAACCTACAAAGACATGGAAGAAAAGTATCACCCATGTCTATGTGAGTCATCTCATCCAAAACCATTTGAACAAAGACAAGGCATCAGAAAGCCAAGTAAAACCCGATGAACAATCTCACGTCCACACATCAAAATCCCCAACCGGCGCCCCCTTGAACAAGAACGCAGCACATCTCGACGCAAGGCACCTGATTCAGCCGCCCATTGGAGTTAGAGACACAGCTGCTGGTCAGCGACGAACTGCG GCCAGCAGTGGTATTCTGAACACGCCGACTTCGGCGGCGTTCTCGGGGCCACAGCACGTTCAGTATCTGCATCCCCAGATGATCGCCCACCGCGGCGCGGCACCGTATCCGTATCCCCAACTCCATTGCAGCAGAGGGGATTTGGCACCAGCAATGACGATCCAGCag CAGATGCAGCAGTACATGTGCAGCCCTGGCTTCGCACCGCATCCCGGCGCACCGGCAAGTAGCTCGGCCGCCATGAAGCTCCAGCGGTTCGTGCCAActccacagcagcagcagcagatgtgGCAGTTCCATTTCGCCCAGTATCAGCCAGGCCCAGGTGATGGTGTTGCACCCCTGTCATGGCAGAACAGCCGTCTCCAGGACATGTCATCCTCGCTGCGGCCAATGCCGGTGATCCGTCCTCCCCCGGCAatgatgcagcagcagcaacagatgGAGCTCCTCTGCGCGCCATATCagggcggcagcggtggcggtggaAGACAGCCGTCGCAGCTCAGGCTGATCTAG